Genomic DNA from Pseudomonas fluorescens:
CGTCTTCCTGCACGAACTCCAGCGCTTGCTCCAGGGTGAACTTGACCGGCGGAACCAGGGCGATGGTTTCGTCCTTGCCCGAAGCACGCATGTTGTCGAGCTTCTTGCCTTTGGTTGGGTTCACGCCCAGGTCGTTGTCGCGGCTGTTCAGGCCGACGATTTGACCTTCGTAGATATCCTGGCCGTGCTCGACAAACAGCTTGCCGCGCGCTTGCAGGGTTTCCAGCGAGTAGGTCAGTGCCTTGCCGGTCGCAACCGATACCAGCACGCCGTTCTGACGGCCGGACATGTCACCGGACTTCATCACGTCGTAACGATCGAAGATCGAAGTCAGGATGCCGCCACCGGAGGTCAGGGTCAGGAACTCGTTACGGAAACCGATCAGGCCACGAGCCGGGATGTTGTACTCAAGGCGCACACGGCCCTTGCCATCCGGAACCATGTTGGTCAGGTCGCCTTTACGCAGGCCCATTTGCTCCATGATCGCGCCCTGGGATTCTTCCGGCAGGTCGATGGTCACGTTTTCGTACGGTTCGTGCTTGACGCCATCAACCATGCGGATGATCACTTCAGGACGGCCCACGCCCATTTCGAAGCCTTCGCGACGCATGGTTTCGATCAGTACCGAGAGGTGCAGCTCACCACGGCCGGAGACCTTGAACTTGTCAGCCGAGTCGCCTTCTTCAACGCGCAGTGCAACGTTGTAGAGCAGCTCTTTGTCCAGGCGTTCCTTGATGTTACGGCTGGTCACGAACTTGCCTTCTTTACCGCAGAATGGCGAGTCGTTGACCTGGAAGGTCATGGAGACGGTAGGCTCGTCGACGGTCAACGGCTTCATCGCTTCGACGTTCAGTGGGTCGCACAGGGTGTCGGAGATGAACAGTTGCTCGAAGCCGCTGATGCAGACGATGTCACCGGCCGCAGCTTCTTCAACGTCGATGCGGTGCAGGCCGTGGTGACCCATCAGCTTCAGGATACGACCGTTGCGCTTCTTGCCGTCGGCGTCGATGGCAACCACCGGGGTGTTCGGCTTGATGCGACCACGGGCGATACGGCCAACACCGATCACACCCAGGAAGCTGTTGTAGTCCAGTGCCGAGATCTGCATCTGGAACGGACCGTCACGGTCGACTTTCGGCGCTGGTACGTCGTCGACGATCGACTGGTACAGCGGGGTCATGTCTTCAGCCATGTTGGTGTGGTCCAGACCGGCAATACCGTTCAGGGCCGAGGCGTAGACGACTTTGAAGTCCAGCTGTTCTTCGGTGGCACCCAGGTTGTCGAACAGGTCGAAGATCTGGTCCAGAACCCAGTCCGGACGCGCGCCTGGACGGTCAACCTTGTTGATCACCACGATCGGACGCAGGCCAGCTTCGAAAGCCTTCTTGGTCACGAAACGGGTTTGCGGCATAGGGCCGTCCTGGGCGTCAACCAGCAGCAGCACGGAGTCGACCATCGACATCACGCGCTCTACTTCACCACCGAAGTCGGCGTGGCCCGGGGTGTCCACGATGTTGATGTGGTAGCCATTCCAGTTGATGGCGGTGTTTTTCGCCAGGATGGTAATACCGCGCTCTTTTTCCTGGTCGTTGGAGTCCATCACGCGCTCGTCGTTGAGCTCGTTGCGCTCCAGGGTGCCGGATTGACGCAAGAGTTTGTCTACCAGGGTGGTCTTACCATGGTCAACGTGAGCAATGATGGCGATGTTGCGTAGATTTTCGATCACTTGTGTATCTCGATCAGAGGATTCGGTGTGCTGACAGGTCGTGGCAGCGATTTACGTTGAGTCCGACAAGGCCGTTACAGCCTGTCGGCGGCGTCGGGGGGCCGGTGACGCAGGCCACAGGCAAACAGCCCCGGGCACTTAGCTCGGTCGATAAACGCGCACATTGGCATGCCCCTCACTGAGCAAATGGTGGGCATGCAGGCGACTCATCACGCCTTTGTCGCAATACAGCAGGTACTGGCGAGTAGGGTCCAGTTCCTTGAAACGCGCGTTCACGGCATAGAACGGCATCGTTTTTACCTCGATGCCGGCGATCTCCAGCGGGTCGTCTTCAGCATCGTCCGGGTGACGGATGTCGATGATGATCTGACCGGCCAGCGCTTCGCCGACTTCTTCAATCTGAATGTCCTGGCCCAACTCATCGATGACTCGATCGATCGGCACCAGCCTGGCGTTTTCGAGCGCACGCTCGAGCACCGCCATGTCGAATTCTTTCTCTTCGTGCTCCACCCGCCCGCGCTTGGCCGCCGTCTTCGGATTGACCGAGATGACGCCGCAGTACTCCGGCATGTGCCGGGCAAACTCGGCGGTGCCGATTTCATTGGCCTGGTCGATGATGTCCTGCTTGTGGCTGGCGATCAGTGGACGCAAGACCAGTTTCTCGGTCACGCAGTCGATCACCGACAGGTTCGGCAACGTCTGGCTCGACACCTGGGAAATCGCCTCGCCGGTCACCAGCGCATCGATCTGCAGGCGATCGGCAATTCGAGAAGCGGCGCGCAACATCATACGCTTCAAAATGACGCCCATATGACTGTTATCGACTTTGCCGAGAATCTCGCCCAGGACTTCTTCGAATGGCACGCTCACAAATAACACGCGTTGGGAGCTGCCGTACTTCTTCCAGATGAAGTGCGCCACTTCCATCACGCCCAGTTCGTGGGCACGTCCGCCGAGGTTGAAGAAGCAGAAATGGCTCATCAACCCGCGACGCATGATCTGGTAGGCGGCCACCGTGGAGTCGAAACCGCCGGACATCAGCACCAGGGTCTGCTCCAGCGAACCCAGCGGATAACCGCCGATGCTGTTGTGCTGGCTGTGGATCACGAACAGCCGTTGGTCGCGAATTTCGATGCGCACTTCGATCTGCGGATCTTTCAGCGAAATACCGGCCGCGCCGCACTGTCGGCGCAACTGGCTGCCGACGTACTTCTCCACATCCATCGAACTGAACGGGTGCTTGCCGGCACGCTTGCAGCGCACCGAAAAAATCTTGCCGGCCAGGGCATCACCATAATGGAGCATGCACTTGGCAAGGATGTCGTCGAAATCCCCCAGCGGGTATTCATCGACTTGCAGGAAATGCGCGATGCCCGGCATGCAGCTCAGGCGCTCGGTCATTTCCTTCAGGACCTTGGGTTCGCTGACACGGGTTTCCAGCTCGAGGTTGTCCCACACGCCATTCACCACCACGGCCGGGTCCAGGTCTCGGAGCACGGCACGGATGTTCTTGGCCAACTGGCGGATGAAACGCATCCGTACCGGGCGGCTCTTGATGGTGATCTCGGGGAAGACTTTTACGATTAGTTTCATGAAAACAGCGCGCGAACGGCCAGCCGAAAAAGGGGGGCGCGGATTATAGCGGAAATTGCTCAAGGTTTAACCAGTTTATGTGCAGATGGTTTTACATGCACCAAAACAGGTCATTATCGATTGACGACGCCACATTGCAGTGCGTTATTGTCTGACAATCTTTGATTTACGCCCTTAAAAGCGTGGATTTGGTGCAAAAAACCCATGCTGGGGCACTGGCATGCAATTTGCTCCCTTGTGAGGCAGGTTGCCTTGGCAGAGTATTCGCGCCGGCATCACCCATATCTAAGGGCACTCCACTACCCGCCCGAAGCCACCCGGAGGACATATGTCGAAGTCGGTTCAACTCATCAAAGATCATGACGTCAAGTGGATTGATCTGCGCTTCACTGACACCAAAGGTACTCAACATCACGTGACCATGCCGGCCCGTGATGCGCTGGACGACGAATTCTTTGAAATCGGGAAAATGTTCGACGGCTCCTCCATCTCCGGCTGGAAAGGCATCGAAGCCTCCGACATGATCCTGATGCCGGACGACGAAACTGCCGTCCTGGACCCGTTCACCGAAGAGCCGACCCTGATCCTGGTCTGCGACATCATTGAACCTTCGACCATGCAAGGCTATGACCGCGACCCACGCGCCATCGCCCACCGCGCCGAGGAATACCTGAAGTCCACCGGTATCGGCGACACCGCTTTCTTCGGTCCTGAGCCTGAGTTCTTCATCTTCGACTCGGTCAAATTCAAGTCCGACATCTCCGGCTCCATGTTCAAGATCTTCTCCGAACAAGGTTCGTGGATGTCCGACCAGGACGTGGAAGGCGGCAACAAAGGCCACCGTCCAGGCATCAAGGGCGGCTACTTCCCGGTTCCACCGTTCGACCACGACCACGAAATCCGTACCTCCATGTGCAACGCACTGGAAGAGATGGGCCAGACCGTCGAAGTTCACCACCACGAAGTGGCAACTGCCGGCCAGAACGAAATCGGCGTGAAGTTCAACACGCTGGTCAAGAAGGCTGACGAAGTCCAGACCCTGAAGTACTGCGTACACAACGTTGCCGACGCCTACGGTCGCACCGCGACCTTCATGCCTAAGCCACTGTACGGCGACAACGGTTCGGGCATGCACGTTCACATGTCGATCTCCAAAGACGGCAAGAACACCTTCGCAGGCGAAGGCTATGCCGGCCTGTCGGACACCGCCCTGTACTTCATCGGCGGTATCATCAAGCACGGTAAGGCCCTGAACGGCTTCACCAACCCGTCGACCAACTCCTACAAGCGTCTGGTACCAGGCTTCGAAGCACCGGTCATGCTGGCCTACTCGGCTCGCAACCGTTCCGCCTCGATCCGTATTCCTTACGTGAACAGCCCTAAAGCCCGCCGTATTGAAGCGCGCTTCCCGGATCCGGCTGCCAACCCATACCTGGCCTTCGCTGCTCTGATGATGGCCGGCCTGGACGGTATCCAGAACAAGATCCACCCTGGCGATGCCGCTGACAAAAACCTGTATGACCTGCCGCCTGAAGAGGCCAAGGAAATCCCACAGGTTTGCGGCAGCCTGAAAGAAGCCCTGGAAGAGCTGGACAAGGGCCGTGCTTTCCTGACCAAGGGCGGCGTATTCAGCGATGACTTCATCGACGCTTACATCGCACTGAAAAGCGAAGAAGAAATCAAGGTTCGCACCTTCGTACACCCACTGGAATACGAGCTGTACTACAGCTGCTGATCCAGTAAACGCCGCCACGCACGGCGTGAATAAAGAGAGGCCTCCTTCGGGAGGCCTTTTTTATGGGCGCAGGTTACGTGCATGATGCCTCGTCGCTCCCCCATATAAGACGAGACTGCCCATGACTTTGCGCCTCAAGCTCTGCCTTGCCCTGTCTGCCGCACTGCTGGCCTCCACCGCCGAAGCCGCCTCGGCTCGCGCCCCTGAGGCCCTTACCCCGTTGCTTAACGCCATTGGCGAACGCCTGGCCCTTGGCGATCAAGTGGCGTTGAGCAAATGGGACAGCCATAAACCGGTAGAAGACCGTCAGCGCGAGCGTGAAGTCATTGCCGCCGCCGTTGCCCAGGCACCGGCCTACAAGCTGAGTGGCGAAACCGTGGAAGCGTTTTTCGCCGCCCAGATAGAAGCCAACAAAATGGTGCAGTACATCAACCTGTCCGACTGGGCCCTGGAAGGCAAGGCCCCGGACCTCCCACGCCCGGACCTGGTAGGAGAGATCCG
This window encodes:
- the typA gene encoding translational GTPase TypA, whose product is MIENLRNIAIIAHVDHGKTTLVDKLLRQSGTLERNELNDERVMDSNDQEKERGITILAKNTAINWNGYHINIVDTPGHADFGGEVERVMSMVDSVLLLVDAQDGPMPQTRFVTKKAFEAGLRPIVVINKVDRPGARPDWVLDQIFDLFDNLGATEEQLDFKVVYASALNGIAGLDHTNMAEDMTPLYQSIVDDVPAPKVDRDGPFQMQISALDYNSFLGVIGVGRIARGRIKPNTPVVAIDADGKKRNGRILKLMGHHGLHRIDVEEAAAGDIVCISGFEQLFISDTLCDPLNVEAMKPLTVDEPTVSMTFQVNDSPFCGKEGKFVTSRNIKERLDKELLYNVALRVEEGDSADKFKVSGRGELHLSVLIETMRREGFEMGVGRPEVIIRMVDGVKHEPYENVTIDLPEESQGAIMEQMGLRKGDLTNMVPDGKGRVRLEYNIPARGLIGFRNEFLTLTSGGGILTSIFDRYDVMKSGDMSGRQNGVLVSVATGKALTYSLETLQARGKLFVEHGQDIYEGQIVGLNSRDNDLGVNPTKGKKLDNMRASGKDETIALVPPVKFTLEQALEFVQEDELCEVTPKSIRLRKKILGESERTRAAKKSGN
- the thiI gene encoding tRNA uracil 4-sulfurtransferase ThiI, yielding MKLIVKVFPEITIKSRPVRMRFIRQLAKNIRAVLRDLDPAVVVNGVWDNLELETRVSEPKVLKEMTERLSCMPGIAHFLQVDEYPLGDFDDILAKCMLHYGDALAGKIFSVRCKRAGKHPFSSMDVEKYVGSQLRRQCGAAGISLKDPQIEVRIEIRDQRLFVIHSQHNSIGGYPLGSLEQTLVLMSGGFDSTVAAYQIMRRGLMSHFCFFNLGGRAHELGVMEVAHFIWKKYGSSQRVLFVSVPFEEVLGEILGKVDNSHMGVILKRMMLRAASRIADRLQIDALVTGEAISQVSSQTLPNLSVIDCVTEKLVLRPLIASHKQDIIDQANEIGTAEFARHMPEYCGVISVNPKTAAKRGRVEHEEKEFDMAVLERALENARLVPIDRVIDELGQDIQIEEVGEALAGQIIIDIRHPDDAEDDPLEIAGIEVKTMPFYAVNARFKELDPTRQYLLYCDKGVMSRLHAHHLLSEGHANVRVYRPS
- the glnA gene encoding type I glutamate--ammonia ligase → MSKSVQLIKDHDVKWIDLRFTDTKGTQHHVTMPARDALDDEFFEIGKMFDGSSISGWKGIEASDMILMPDDETAVLDPFTEEPTLILVCDIIEPSTMQGYDRDPRAIAHRAEEYLKSTGIGDTAFFGPEPEFFIFDSVKFKSDISGSMFKIFSEQGSWMSDQDVEGGNKGHRPGIKGGYFPVPPFDHDHEIRTSMCNALEEMGQTVEVHHHEVATAGQNEIGVKFNTLVKKADEVQTLKYCVHNVADAYGRTATFMPKPLYGDNGSGMHVHMSISKDGKNTFAGEGYAGLSDTALYFIGGIIKHGKALNGFTNPSTNSYKRLVPGFEAPVMLAYSARNRSASIRIPYVNSPKARRIEARFPDPAANPYLAFAALMMAGLDGIQNKIHPGDAADKNLYDLPPEEAKEIPQVCGSLKEALEELDKGRAFLTKGGVFSDDFIDAYIALKSEEEIKVRTFVHPLEYELYYSC
- a CDS encoding chorismate mutase codes for the protein MTLRLKLCLALSAALLASTAEAASARAPEALTPLLNAIGERLALGDQVALSKWDSHKPVEDRQREREVIAAAVAQAPAYKLSGETVEAFFAAQIEANKMVQYINLSDWALEGKAPDLPRPDLVGEIRPQLDRLQKRLLQQLADFAPYRTDPQCPQWLARATHHNKQHPVHRLALIRATGELCISPKA